In a single window of the Calliphora vicina unplaced genomic scaffold, idCalVici1.1 scaffold_18, whole genome shotgun sequence genome:
- the LOC135963147 gene encoding sterol-4-alpha-carboxylate 3-dehydrogenase, decarboxylating-like codes for MISETGEIVLVTGGSGFIGQHIIKQLLKDQHELNIKEIRTVDLVPYKNKIDDEKQNIRMFVGDICEPDAVADAFKGVDTVFHCAALVSLQYPPNYRQLDRVNVDGTRAVVELCVEHNIKRLIYTSCASVCMVPFKGHSTFTLVINQTESKAPTPKYDAQNPTDFDKNFLIPGYSSSKLRAETIILNSNGAMLSNQKDYLTTAAIRPPLTYGEADELFVPSVLKYLSKHKYSYPRIAGAGGKQQISYAGNVAWGHICAYKTLKSNPKAIAGLPVFVTDDTPINDISRFIQKMALLGGNFKVRHTSWYLPHFLFFFMSLLTELFLRALAPVKDMSLKFSLRAISSFTASVMMFNRLRAAIHMDYVPLIEVETSLQKSANWYSKWWEENISKATVKAKTN; via the exons ATGATTTCTGAAACTGGCGAAATAGTGTTGGTAACTGGGGGCAGTGGTTTTATAGGTCAACACATTATAAAACAACTGCTAAAAGATCAACATGAATTGAATATCAAGGAAATCCGAACTGTAGATTTGGTGCCGTACAAAAATAAGATTGATG ATGAGAAACAAAATATTCGAATGTTTGTGGGAGATATCTGCGAACCGGATGCAGTGGCGGATGCTTTCAAAGGCGTCGATACGGTGTTTCATTGTGCCGCTTTGGTTAGTTTGCAATATCCACCCAACTACAGGCAATTGGATCGTGTTAATGTAGATG GTACCCGAGCCGTAGTTGAACTTTGTGTGGAACACAATATTAAACGCTTAATTTATACCAGTTGTGCCTCTGTGTGCATGGTGCCATTCAAGGGACACAGTACATTCACATTAGTTATAAATCAAACTGAATCAAAAGCTCCTACTCCTAAATATGATGCACAAAATCCTACCGATTTTGACAAAAACTTCTTAATACCCGGTTATTCGTCGTCCAAATTGCGTGCTGAAACAATAATACTCAATTCGAATGGAGCCATGTTAAGCAATCAAAAAGATTATTTGACCACTGCGGCCATAAGGCCACCACTAACATACGGCGAGGCCGATGAACTCTTTGTGCCAAGTGTCCTTAAATACCTAAGCAAACATAAATATTCTTATCCCAGAATAGCAGGTGCAGGAGGCAAGCAGCAAATATCGTATGCAG gaAACGTCGCTTGGGGTCATATTTGTGCTTATAAAACTCTAAAGTCTAATCCAAAAGCTATTGCTGGCCTACCTGTTTTCGTTACCGACGATACCCCCATAAATGACATTTCaagatttatacaaaaaatggcTTTGTTGGGGGGCAACTTCAAAGTTCGCCATACATCATGGTATTTGCCTCACTTTTTATTCTTCTTTATGTCGCTGTTGACGGAATTATTTCTCAGAGCTTTAGCTCCAGTTAAAGACATGTCTCTGAAATTTTCTCTTCGTGCTATTAGTTCTTTCACTGCCTCTGTTATGATGTTTAATCGTCTGAGAGCTGCCATTCATATGGATTATGTGCCGTTAATTGAAGTGGAAACTTCTTTGCAAAAGAGTGCTAACTGGTATTCCAAATGGTGGGAAGAGAATATCTCAAAAGCAACTGTTAAAGCTAAAACGAATTAG